Genomic segment of Eschrichtius robustus isolate mEscRob2 chromosome 7, mEscRob2.pri, whole genome shotgun sequence:
aaaataaacaaatgggagtacatcaaactacaaagctttgtacagtgaaggaaaccatcaaaaaaagagaaaaatcagcctactgaatgggaggagatatttgcaaattatatatttgataaggagttaatatccaagatatataaagaactcatataacccagtattaaaaaaaagtttgattaaaaaatgggcaaaggacctaaatagacattttttcaaagacgaCATGCAGGtggtcaacagacacatgaaaagatgcacatcactaatcatcaagtgATGATTAGTGATCATCAATCATcactaaaaatcaaaaccacaatgagataccatctgaTACCCATCAGAATGACTATTAACaagaagacaacaaataacaggtgttggcgaggatgtggaaaaaagggaaccctcatgcattgttggtgggactgtaaactggttagccattatggaaaagagtatgatgttcctcaaaaaaataaaaattgggcttccctggtggcgcagtggttaagaatcctcctgccaatgcaggggacacgggttcgagccctggtctgggaagatcccacatgccacggagcaactaagcccatgcgccacaactactgagtgtgtactctagagcccgtgctccacaacaagagaggccactgcaatgagaagcccacgcaccacaaagaagagtagcccctgctcgccgcaactagagaaagcccgcacgcagcaacaaagacccaatgcagccaaaaataaataaattaaataaatttaaaaaataaataaataaaaattggaacTACTATACAATCCAGGAATTTTACTTCTGGATAtctacctgaagaaaacaaaaacactaattcaaaaagatatttgcacccttatgttcattgcagcattatttacaatagccaagatatgaaagcaacctaagtgtccatcaatagatgaatggataaagaagatgtggtgtacttatacaatgaaatattactcagtcataaaaaaatcttgccatttgcaataacatggatggatctagagggtatcatgctaagtgaaataagtcagagaaagacaaacaccaaattatttaacttatatgtggaatctaaaaaacaaaacaaacaaataagtaaaacaaaatgaaaacaggctcacagatacagagaacaaatgggtggcTGCCAGAGGGGAAAAGGGTGGGGGGTTGAGCGAAATAGGTGAAGAGAATTAAGGTgttcaaatttccagttataaaataaataagtcacagagatgcAATATACAGAATAAGGagtatggtcaataatattgtaataactttgtatgtggacagatggttactagattattatggtgatcatttcatagtaTATTTAAATCTTAGATCACTATgtggtatacctgaaactaacataacattgtacatcactatatttcaattaaaaacaaacaggacttccctggtggtacagtggatgagaatctgcttgccaatgcaggggacatgggttcgatacctggtctgggaaggtcccacatgctgagaagcaactaagcctgtgtgccacaactactgagcctgagctctagagcccgcgtgccacaattactgaagcccgcacgcctaaagcccatgctccgcaacaagaaaagccactgcaatgagaagcccgtgcgttgtaacgaagagtagcccctgctcgccacaactagagaaagcccacgcgcagcaatgaagaaccaacacagccaaacataaataaaattaaatctaaaaaaaaccaaacacaaacaaacaaacaaaaaactgaagcTTTATAGCTATTAAACAACAGCTCCCCAATTCTCCCTCtcaccagcccctggtaaccaccattctttGTCTCTTCAAATTTGACTACTTTGGATACCTCTATATCTATAGATATGTGTGGAAtcatatatgtccatatatgatttttgtgactggcttatttcaattagcataatgtcctcagggttcattGATGTTATACAGCAAGtgacaagatttccttccttttaacgactgaatagggcttccctggtggcgcagtggttaagaatccgcctgccaatgcagggggcatgggtttgagccctggtttgggaagatcccacatgctgcggagcaaccaaacccgtgtgccacaactactgaagcctgcacgcctagagcccgtgctccgcaataagagaagccaccacaatgagaagcccgcgcaccgaaacgaagagtagcccccgctcgctgcaactagaaaaagtctgcacgcagcaaccaagacccaacgcagccaaaaataaataaataaaataaataaatttattttaaaaagaagaaaaaaaagaaataaggagatgctttaaaaaaataaaaaatgaagactgaataatattccattgaatgtataCACCACCTTTGCTTATctcttcatctgtcagtggacacttgggctgcttccacttcttggctattgtgagtagtgctgctatgacatGAGTGTACAACTATTTCTTCAAGACTCTGGTTAAGTTCTttttgatatatacccagaagtgggattgagGGGCTATTTGATAGTCCTAGAtttgattttttgaggaactgccacacCATTTTTCATTGTGGTTTGCAACATcttacaatcccaccagcagtgcacaagagttttaatttctctatatcctttgccaacacttgttattttctggcttgttttttttttttttagtagccaTCTTACCTAGTGGCTTTTTAATCATTTCATGtgtattcattttttcttctttacaagATTTTAAACTTCTTCAGGGTGGGGATCATGTCTGTTCTGTGTGCCCTCAGAGACtagcatagtgcttggcacacCTTAGGtatttgaaagtaatttttaGTTCATTGAATGAAATGAACAGTCTGAGTTGAGctcagttcttttatttttagaactTGGGGTCGAATTTTCTTTACAAATAGAATAGGCTGACTGCCACGATACAGACTGAATAAGTCTTTAGGACACTACGCAATAGAGCAGAGGGTCTGCATGGGGAGAATGACACTGTTACTTCCTTCTTGACTACAAAGGCAAACGCTGTGGTCATCCCACAAGCTGCTGGGTCCACTGGTGATGGGCATAGTTCCCACACTCCTGCAAAGGGACAGTGCTCTGGAATCCCAGTTCTATTCAGGTGGAACCAGAAGAGCCtaggggaaaacaaacaaactgaccCTGAGAGCTCAGAAGTTGGGCCAGCACAGGAAATGTGAGGAAATATCACAGATAGAAAAGTACCAGTAAGTACAAGTATTCTCAATTCTGCTTTGTTCTCACGTTTACTCAGTTTCTCCCAATTTTCCTGAAGTCTTGGGGAGTCAATTTCTTATCCACTGCCATGACTTTGAGGGTTACTCTAATTCCCCAAGTTCTTTTAGCTTCTACATGGAAAAGTCCCTCCATTAGCCATCCATTtggcattttttaaatggaactaTCATTAGTATCTGAAAAAAGAACAAGTACAGAGGTGCTGAAGAAATTAACTTTCTGAGAACAGATTCTTTAGAAAAATCACCTCAGGGTGGCTGGGTTGGCACAAGGCTCAGGTGTACATCCCCTCCTTGATTCATCTCTGCGAAACTCTGCCCAAAAGTCAGCCTTCCTGCCCTGAACATTTCCCACCTCTGCGTTCTCCTTTGGCCCCCACCTCaaaggatggggttaaagtagaaACCCCAGTCGATAGAAAATTTGTGATTTAGCTGGGCATTCCTAGGTGAAAAATAAACTAACACTCCCTAGGTATGCATTGGCTGACATTTTCTCCAAACTTGTTTGGTGGTAAGAATCCTCTGGGACGTATATTAAGAATCACGCCTGGGGCCCCTCCTGGACTTAATGAATCAGAAAAGGAAGTAGCCTGAGAGTCTGTATTCTTTAAACCTTTAAGCCAGGTGATTCTTATCATCAGACAAGGTTGGAAAACATAACATTAGTGAATATTATTACAGATTCCCAGGCACCTACATAACagggtaactttttttttcctcaggaaagGGTAAAGGGACAACACCATTGATATTGGCTTGGTTGTGCGTCCTTAACCTCTGAGGGCTTCAGTTCCTTATCCATTAAGTGGGGTTGATATTACATCTCCCtcactgaggattaaatgagagaatgcaCACAGAACGGTTACCAAATGCCTGCTAAATAAAATGCATGTTCAATACAGAGATGCTATTGTTATTTCCCCACAGAAAACCCCTAGGTATCCCTGTCATATAAATATGGCTGAATAACGGCTTTGAAAAAGGGAAAACTGACAATTGATGTTTCCAGAGATCTACACAGATATATAAGCACAGGCAGAAGACCCAGTGATCACTTCTCTGACTAGACCCGGCAGATACAACTGTGGCTGGCTTTACTAAGCAAAAGGAGGAACATTTTAATCAAAGTCTGGCTTGAGGTACATAGACAGGAATCAACCCAGACATGACTTGGACAGCTGGGGCCACTCTGGGATAACAACATGGGTTAGAATAGGGAGATTCTCTATTAGGTATAAGGACCAGCACCCCTACCTTCCTGAATGAATGTGATATTGCCTCAGAGGTAGTTCTCCAACCCCTGGAATCAACCAACTCTGGGTGTGAGTCCCAACCTTACCATATACCTACAGCGTGACCTTGGATAAACTGCTTAAATTctgggagcctcagttttctcatccacaaAATGGTGATATTAATAGTACCTTCCTTAAAGGTTGTTGTtaagattgaaaaataaaatgaatgtagGTAAATAAAAGTTGGCTATTATAATCTGTCTTCAACAAGGGATAGATTATAATAGTCCCTTGGAGAGAACAGACTTCCTTAGTTTCTGTCATATTCCCCACCATCTCTGTTATCAGAGTAAACAGGAGCCTCCTGGTTAGATTATCCACATACTATTCCTTCTCTTCACTCTGCATACACACCTATTTAAGGGGCTCCCTGCCATGCCCCTGCTCCCTCTTCTCATAGACTTCCATACATTTCATCCTCTAGTACCTTCTAAAAGGAGACTGACCTCTCCCCAGGACTTGGCTGCCTCATCACACTGTTATCAATCACTGCTTGGAGAAAAGAAGCACCTTCTGCAGGTGGGTAGGAAGACAAAGAGACTGAGGGTGGGAATTGAGGGTGGTCaggatgggaggagagaggattcagaataggagggggagggggggaaatgTGTCACGAAGTTCCTCAAAATCGGTGAATTCTCAGTCTCATCATTTTCAGTGAATGAACTCAGATGATTCACTTCCCTTCACCGgccctctgttttcctctctgtGTAATGGAAAGGAAAGTGCTTGCACTTGTGTTAAAGGCAGAGAAGCATATGGAATCCAGCTTGGGAGAGTCATGAGCCCATGAAATTATACATCATACGGGCTGTGGATGTTATGTTGGTTTTCTTCTGAACAATATTTTTGAGTATACGAGCTCCTGGCTGAACATATTTCCTTTAATATCATTGACTTTTTGGCAGTTTTTAGCAAAACCACCGGTTTCTGGTTTCCCATTTCAGCCCTTTTTTCCTGGGTATCCCCTTTAGCTtccggttaagcagccattgCCATCCAGCATGGTAGCCTGGGCTCTAAGCAGAAGTTCTAGGACCAGGGCCTAGCTTTTGTTCTGGTGGGGGCCTCAGAATCCAGAAGGTCTGGAAAGCCACGACCAACATTCTTTGAGGTAGTAAGTTCCTGATTTAGGGAGTAACCAGGTTTAGATTAGGGACAAAGGAAAATCTGGCCAAGGCTCAAAATACTCATGCAGAGGTCTGAGCTCACTGGCTTGGGTGGGGCTAGGAATTGGGCCAGAGATGATGAGGCGGAAACGATGAGAAAGGGTAGGGGTCATAGGCTGAAGCTGGAGGGTCCAACTTGGCCCCTCTGTTCACTGACGAAAGATTATAACCTCAGGGTGCAGCCCCTGTACTCTTTGCTTTCCATGAGTAAGGAAGCAATTATGTGGCTTCCCCCGCCCTACTCCTGCCACAGGCCGCTGGGGGCCTAGCAGCTCCAACACCTCCCCTATCATGTTACAGGCCCCAAATGTGGCTTCCAGTGCCTGCTGTGAGACAGTATCCTTTCCCTCAGCATTAAACATGCAGAGAGAAGGAGTCCTCAGACCCAAGCAAACTATGTGACCAGCATTCACCGCCTCCTTCCCAGGACTGCAGAGGAGTCTGTGCCCCCCATGAGTAGGCGAGAAAGAAGAGCTTCAGGCCACGAACaactggagaggaggaggagagagtgggAGTCAGGGATGTGGGGGTGAGCAGTGCACACAGCTGGCCAGTTGCTGGGAACTGTTGGTTAAGGACACAGCATCCCCACTTGACTGGAATCCTGGGATGGACTCCCAGGAATGGCCTGGACTTCTGGGCCAGGACAGTCATAGACAGGAAGGCAAGGCATGCACTCAAGGTAGGAATTACAGTTTACAAAGTTCATCCGTGTGTCTCTAGCATCTAGAACTGTGCCTGACACATGTTAGGCCCATGATAAATCCTTGGTgagtgaataaaggaatgaatgaatgatttcacaCACAAGTATGATCTCATTCAATCTGCAAAgtgaggcaggggcagggcaggcGTTGCCTCTTTTTGTAGATGGAGAACCGAGACCAAGAGAATTAAGCATCTTGCCTGAGGTCATTAGACTTGGATGTGGCTGACCTGTGGCTAGACACTGTACTCTCCACACAGTACCAAACTGAACATTCTTGGTATAGCAACCCAGGAAAACATCCTGTGACTCGACGTGAACTTCCCTTTGGGTCCTGCTGGTCAGAAAATAGCCCTTCAGTGGTCCTGTTTCCTGGACACAGTCTCAGGGCCAAGTTCGACATCCTGGTCCTCCTAACACACCTGGCATCTGCCTGCTTTTTTATGAACCGCTCCAGGAAATGGGGCTTCTCCAGTAGTCTCTGTTGCCACATCTAACATGGGAGATCTGGACCACTAAGATGTGGAGGCAGGAGGCTGGTGGTTTTTCTCTGAGACTCAGGAACAGAATGAAACCACATGTATTCAGTTCCTTATTCTCTCACACTTGATAGAAACTTCAGATAGCCTAGACCACCAAGTTAGTTTCTGGAACTTAGGCAAGCAACTAACTCATATTATAGCCAGGGTCTCCCAGGAGCTCAGAGCTCATAGTCCTAGGCACGTTTCTGGAAGGAGGTCTCCAAAGCCAGCAAGAAGGCTCGCCTGAGCTGGAACATCTTACAGCATCTGGCCCTTCTCTTCACAGCCTTCTGTTCTGAATCCTTCTCTTTGGAGGCAGTGAGGTATAGAGCACAGGAACAAGGATCAGAAAACCTGGGTTCTAGCGCTGGCTTTGCCACTCATCAACTACGTATCTTCTCTccacctcattttcctcatctgtgaaatgggaataacgaTTCCCAGCTACGTAAGGCAGTTGTGAGTTTAAAGAGGAATGGTTTGTATCAAGGTGCTTTTTAGCAAAAGACAGAAATGATGTCAGTACTATTTTTTtatggcaaggaaaaaaaaaaagacaaggagaaGGGAAACTTCCAGGGAGACCCAAAGCGCTCTGTTCTCACTTGTTCACGGATTCATTCATAATAAACCACCTAGGTGAACAAGGCATGCACCAGGTGCTGAGGGAGAGAAAGATATTTAAGATGTAGTCTCTGCCCTAAAAGGACTGAAAGATAGCACAGACTGTGCACCAAAAGACGGACACAGATTTCAGAGAGTGCCAAAGATCACAGAGTGGAAAGGATATTCTGTCTTCACAGAGGCTCTAGGATTGTTCAACCAGGTGAAGAGCCCacaagaggaaggagggggaagaggggtgtCATGCTGCCTAACGGTCTCCAAGTCTCTTTGTCCGGGAGGAAATGAGGTCATCTTGCTCTCAGAATCAGCATGACAGCCTCCAGCCAAGTAATCTGGAGTCATGAGAGCTGCCGGGGAAGCTCAGTGAATCACAAGAGTCAGTGGGGAATTTCCTGATAACTAACCTAAGAGTTTCTGGGTAAGTCCTCAggctgcagctctgtttacatttTGATCACGTTTATTTACAGTTAATGTGTTCTAACTCCAAACAAAACATATCACTGTCTTCTAGAGGAAGTAGCCCGGCTGGTTCTGAAGGCTCTAGCACCTCTGACACAGTCCATCCCCTAGGAGGCTGGCAGCTCAGAGCTGGGCACAGAAAAACTCTCTCTCCGGAGGATGATGGGTCACCTGCCTCCTAAGCTGGACGGTTAACTTGTACTTTCCCCAGGCAGAGGCTGGCATCCTGAGACCTCTGGCTGGGGCAGAGCAAAGAGGCTTTCCTTCTTCCTGCCCTCCTGGCACTTTCTCTgccctcttcctgcccctctCAAGTGGACCCAGACCCAAGGCCCAGGTTTGCCAGGCAGCAAAACGCTGTAGGCCTAGGCAGGGAGAGGGACAAGCCTTGCGCCCCTTAGTGAGTTACAGGGATTCAACCTCCTCCCCTTCCATTGAGGGAGACAGTCCTTCAGGGTGGATTTAAGTGACCCCAAGCCCTGGTTCCCAACACTAGGGGAAAGGGATGGGGGTGACTGAACTTCAGAGTCCCTACTGTAGTTCTTCAGCTCTGCCTGagagatatgtgtgtgtgcatggactTGTGCATGTGTACACAACTGTGTGCGCTCACTCTCAAGCAGGAAGCATAGGTGGAGTCCTTTACACATGGTCTGTCTTTCTGGAGGCCAATCTTATTTGATGagcaaatattttatcttattagaAACAAGGCTCTATGATGAAGTAGAATACTAAATACACCtgcatttaaaaatctgtaattatCTTTTTGGAACGGGTGATACAAGGAtgtgttttcaaaaatttaaacagtGTACAAGGCcatacagtgaaaaataaatcttcTCATTCTTGTCCTCCAGTTCCCCAATTTCTCTCTTCAGAGGTGAAAATAGAACTTTCTACGTTAATAAGGCTTTACTATTCTATTGTCTTTATTAAGTGACAATACTATGGCCCAGGCAAATAAATGAATAGTTCATTTTAGGAACTTCCTGAAAAACCTATCAACACTTCAATAGAAAGCGTCAACAGTTTGTGCCCTAAGACTTTGTTCTCACAATCCTACAATATCATATCACGACTCTTATCCAATCCTTATCAGACCCTCACTTTCAAAGACCTGCCTTATACCAAACtgcaaattctcaataaaatccgaccccctcccccaccactacCAAACTACCTTACCGCAGTAAGCAATAAACTAAGCTTTGTCTTATCCACTGGTTGTGTTGATTTTCGGGGAGCTGGCATACTACTTGGAGGCAGCCCCTGTGAACACGCTTTTTGTCTCTTTCAGCGACCTGTATTTTCACATTGAGAAAGAGACTTCACAGCTGTGCGAGCTGCAGACTATGCCTCTAAGCCCAGGGGTCCGAATCAGTGTCCTAGGCAGTTGGGGGCCGAGGGTGGAGAAGAGGTTTAGGGGATCTGGGAAGAGGCATCAGAGCTGGAGGAGAGCGTCTCCCTAGCGCCTCTCCTTTTGGCAAATCGGGGGATGAGGGGTGCTGCACGGGGGCGGGGCCCAGGCCAGGTGAATGGGAGGAGGGGGCGGAGAATTTACATGTCTCTCCATACCTCAGTTCAGACCTGGTTCGTCCCCTCCAATGGGGACCGCGCTGCCCCTCACAGGTTAGGTTGTGGAAGCCTGCGGGGTCCAAGTCGCGGCGGGTCCTAAGGGAAGCGGAGGGAAGGGAGTGGACGGGGCGATCCCGGGCTGGggcggggccagggctggggcgaGTAGTAATATAGAGCCAGCACTGCCCGCTAGCAGCACAGCGCGGAGACTGGAGCCCTAGGGCCCGCCCGAGCATCAGAGTGTCCACTAGTCCCCGCTATCCCGGCCCTGCGCCCCTCCGGCCATAGCTGCGGGTGAGTGTGGACCTCCCTAAGAGCGCAGGGTGGATGCGGGCGACCCAGCTCTTGCCGGCTTTACTTCTCCTTACTCGCTGCCCCGGCTCGGCTGCGGCTGCACGCTGAGTCACCGCGCTCCGTGCCCATGTGTTCCCCTGCGGGGACCAGTGCAGGCTGCGCCACGACCTCTGAGCCTCCAGAGAGGATAGACGGCCGGGCCTGGGGAGCCTGGTCACCGCGGGCTCTTCCCGCAGGGGACTTAGGGGCTCCAGCCCTGAACTGCAGTAACCCACCCGGTCCGCCTTCGCGCGCTCCTGCGCTTCTTCCCCTGACTCCTCCTTCCCTTGTAGAACCGCTGTCTAGAGCCCCAGCCTCGCCACCATGAGAGTCCTGCTGGCATGCCTGCTCCTCTGCGCCCTGGTCGTGAGCGACTCCGAGGTGAGTGGCTTCCCTGCTTTTGACTCTTGGCGGCAGGAGGAGGGGGCTTGCAAGACCCCTGAAAAGTGCTGGGGAAGGAAGGGGCTGCATAGGAAGCTGGAGTCCTCCAAATTCCATCAACAGCAGGTCCAAACCCTCCCCGGGAAACAGAACAGGTGTGGCATTGGGGCCTTGAGAACCAAGGGAGCTTGCACTTTTCGGCAAGGGAGGAAGAAGCCGCAGGGACTGCCCCAACCTGCTGGTATCTGATTTGTGAAGCTTGCTTGAGTCAATTCATTTCTCCCTGCTAGAAGCTGATGATCTTCCATTTGAGGGATAGTTAGACATGAACAGGGTAAGGAGAGAGGGAACTGGAGGGAAGGCTGAGTTTGGGGACTGGGGCCAGTTTATCCTCACCCTGGGGTCCCAGGAACATGGGTCCTTTGGTGAACTTTTCCTTTCAATCTCTCCCCCCGCCTGCATCTCTTCCAGGGCAGCCATGAACTTCATCAAGTGTCTGGTGCATGTGAGTATCCACCCCTTGCACAATATCTGGTTGCACAGATATCTTGGAAAAGCCTCAGGAGGCAGCCCCTCCCTGTCCCTGCTGGCTCCCCCTTTGCCTCCGCCTATGCTCCTTGCTTACCCCCCAACCTTTGTGTTCTCCAGCGAAGTGTAGCTGTCTGAATGGAGGAAAATGTGTGTCCTACAAGTACTTCTCCAACATTCAGCGATGCAACTGCCCAAAGAAATTCCAAGGGGAACACTGTGAGATAGGTATGGGGATCCTGACTCcaactggggaggagggggcaccaGAGACTTGGGGGCAGGGAGACATGGGTGGGATGCAAGAGCAGGCAGGAGTTAGGAGGTAGAGTGGGGGGCATCCCTATCCTCATGTGATTCACAGTCAAACATGAACACACACTATCTCATGAAGCTGGGGCTGCACaaatgtgaggtggggatggAAGGAGGCCCCTTCTAGTATCTTCTGCCTCACTGAAATCATGTGAGGCCTGACAGGATCTCTAAAATGCCTGTCTGAACTTCCTTCTCTTTCTAATATTCTCATCCTCACATCCTCCCATAGATACATCTAAAACCTGCTATCAGGGGAATGGTCACTCTTACCGAGGGAAGGCCAACACTGACACCAGCGGCCGGCCCTGCCTGGCCTGGAACTCTGCCACCGTCCTTCTGAAAACGTACCATGCCCACAGACCTGATGCCCTTCAGCTGGGACTGGGGAAACACAATTATTGCAGGTGAGGTGGGGGCAGCAAGGACCCTCCTCATGGCCTCACAGAAACCCTCGTTACCATCTTTTCTGCTTGCCAAGTGCTGGCCATAGCATGAGAAAATTAAGGCCTCTGGTTGAGTCTTTCCTGGAGGGGAGGACACAGAAAAGGCATTCTGGGTTGGAATGGCACCCTTCTCCCCTCTGTGTTGCCAGGAACCCAGACAATCAGAGAAGGCCCTGGTGCTATGTGAAGGTTGGCCTAATGCAGATTGTCCAGGAGTGCATGGTGCACAACTGCTCTTCTGGTGAGTGTCACTGGCCTGTTTATGATGGTGGGTGGAAGGGGACAAACTCATTTGTTCCCTTATTCCATCATAGGAGGGATGAGGAGGGAGGCCTGCCTGGCCCTGAAAAACTGGAAGGTCAGAGGACCAGGAGAAGGACACtttatcctccctccctccccaagatatcactttctttctcctccaggaAAAAGTGCCCTCTCTCCTCCAGAAAAGTTACAGTGCGGCCAGAAGGCTCTGAGGCCCCGCTTTAAGATTGTTGGGGGAGAATTCACCACCATCGAGAACCAGCCTTGGTTTGCTGCCATCTATAGGAGGCACCGTGCAGGCTCTGTCACCTACGTGTGCGGTGGCAGCCTCATCAGCCCCTGCTGGGTGGTCAGCGCCACACACTGCTTCATGTATGtccctctgtctcttctccctgACCCTCCTGCCCTACCCCAAACaaatcccttcctccttcccagcaAAAGATTCCCCTTATTTCTACCCCCTCGGCCTCTCTCTCTATGGCCCATGGCCTTGGGGACAAGTGATGCTCTGAGGTCgctgtggtggggagggggaagtgacaGGATCTCATGAGATCAGACTGACTGATCTCCCTCCCACAGTGATTACCAAAAGAAGGAGGACTACATTGTCTACCTGGGTCGGTCAAAGCTTAACTCCATCACGCCTGGCGAGATGAAGTTTGAGGTGGAAAAGCTCATCTTACGTGAGGACTACAGTGCTGACACCCTTGCTCACCACAATGATATTGGTGAGTGGAAAACCCTCATCTGCCGTGATGATGATAGCTGTGGGAGTGGGGGTCTGAGAAGAGACCCAAGTGTGAAGTTGGGGTTGTAGGGGAACTTGAAGACCCTGCTTTACACAACAAAGGAGTGGTGGGGAAGGGTTCAGAGTGGAAAACATGAGGGGCCTGGTGCTCCTCTGTAGAGTCCCTGAATTTGCAAACAGGTATCCTCCTCTGGGTGGCAATGGCCCTGATGGCATA
This window contains:
- the PLAU gene encoding urokinase-type plasminogen activator produces the protein MRVLLACLLLCALVVSDSEGSHELHQVSGASKCSCLNGGKCVSYKYFSNIQRCNCPKKFQGEHCEIDTSKTCYQGNGHSYRGKANTDTSGRPCLAWNSATVLLKTYHAHRPDALQLGLGKHNYCRNPDNQRRPWCYVKVGLMQIVQECMVHNCSSGKSALSPPEKLQCGQKALRPRFKIVGGEFTTIENQPWFAAIYRRHRAGSVTYVCGGSLISPCWVVSATHCFIDYQKKEDYIVYLGRSKLNSITPGEMKFEVEKLILREDYSADTLAHHNDIALLKIRSSTGQCAQPSRSIQVICLPPANEDAHFGTSCEITGFGKENPSDYVYSEQLKVTVVKLVSHRQCQQPHYYGTEVTNKMLCAADPQWETDSCQGDSGGPLVCFTQGRMTLTGIVSWGRECAMKEKPGVYTRVSSFLPWIHTHIGGENGLAL